Proteins encoded in a region of the Quercus lobata isolate SW786 chromosome 8, ValleyOak3.0 Primary Assembly, whole genome shotgun sequence genome:
- the LOC115956034 gene encoding thiamine thiazole synthase, chloroplastic — protein MATMASTLTSKPQTLAFFDSSSFHGTPLAPPSSLRVHQPAKSSVAPHAISMSASPPPYDLQGFAFEPIKESIVSREMTRRYMTDMITYADTDVVVVGAGSAGLSCAYELSKNPSVQVAIIEQSVSPGGGAWLGGQLFSAMVVRKPAHLFLDELEIEYDEQDNYVVIKHAALFTSTIMSKLLARPNVKLFNAVAAEDLIVKEGRVGGVVTNWALVSMNHDTQSCMDPNVMEAKVVVSSCGHDGPFGATGVKRLKSIGMIDSVPGMKALDMNTAEDAIVRLTREIVPGMIVTGMEVAEIDGAPRMGPTFGAMMISGQKAAHLALKALGLPNALDAEAIHPELILAAADSAEIAEA, from the exons ATGGCAACCATGGCTTCCACTCTCACCTCCAAGCCTCAAACCCTCGCTTTCTTCGACTCCTCTTCCTTCCATGGCACCCCTTTGGCCCCACCTTCTTCTCTCCGTGTCCATCAACCCGCCAAATCTTCCGTGGCCCCACATGCAATCTCCATGTCCGCCTCTCCTCCGCCCTACGATCTTCAAGGGTTCGCCTTCGAGCCCATCAAGGAGTCCATCGTCTCACGCGAGATGACACGTAGGTACATGACTGACATGATCACCTACGCCGATACCGATGTGGTCGTGGTCGGCGCTGGCTCAGCTGGTCTCTCATGCGCTTATGAACTGAGCAAGAACCCATCCGTACAAGTGGCTATCATCGAGCAATCTGTGAGCCCTGGTGGCGGTGCATGGCTCGGTGGTCAGCTCTTCTCTGCTATG gTTGTTCGCAAGCCTGCTCATCTCTTCCTTGACGAGCTTGAAATTGAGTACGATGAGCAAGACAACTATGTTGTGATCAAACACGCTGCTCTCTTCACCTCAACGATCATGAGCAAGCTCTTGGCTCGCCCCAATGTCAAGCTCTTCAATGCGGTGGCAGCCGAGGACTTAATTGTGAAAGAAGGAAGAGTTGGTGGGGTGGTGACCAACTGGGCCTTGGTGTCCATGAACCACGACACACAGTCATGCATGGACCCCAATGTCATGGAAGCTAAGGTGGTAGTGAGCTCATGTGGGCACGACGGGCCATTTGGGGCCACTGGGGTCAAGAggctcaagagcattgggatgATTGACAGCGTACCTGGAATGAAGGCACTGGATATGAACACAGCTGAGGATGCCATTGTGAGGCTTACTAGGGAAATTGTGCCTGGGATGATTGTTACAGGGATGGAAGTGGCTGAGATTGATGGAGCGCCAAGAATG GGACCCACATTTGGTGCCATGATGATCTCAGGGCAGAAAGCTGCCCACTTGGCCTTGAAGGCACTGGGACTTCCCAACGCTCTGGATGCAGAAGCCATCCACCCGGAGTTGATTCTAGCTGCCGCAGATTCTGCAGAAATTGCAGAAGCCTAG